A window of Amycolatopsis sp. 195334CR genomic DNA:
CGGAGGTCTCCGCGACGAGCTGCGCCTCGGGCAGTCGCGCCAGCGCGTGCGCCACCCGGCCCGCGGCCCCGGGCTGGGTGGTGACCCAGACGTGGCGCGGATTGCCCTCGGCCCGTGCCGACCACTCGACCTGCCCGATCACCCGCAGGAGGCGCTGTTCGGCCAGGCGGGTGAGCCTGCGGCCGACCGTGCTCGCGGACATGTCGAGCGCTTCGGCCAGCACGGCGGCGGACGCGCGGGGCGCGACCTGGAGCGCGGCGACCAGGTCGAGATCGGCCTCGTTCAACACCGGCTGACTGTATCACGCAGATCAACCGTCAATTTTGACTGGATCATGCGGTTTCAGCTTTGTACTTGCACTATTCAGCCACCTGCCCTTGTAATGGGGCACCCGCAACCCAGGGAAGGAGTCAGGCCCGATGAGCACCAGCCAAGCCAAGCCGGCGTCCCGAGTGCTGAACCTGCTGTTGCGCGCCCTCGACGGCGTCGAGCGCCTCGGCAACAAGCTGCCACATCCGTTCTGGCTCTTCGTGATCCTGAGCGGGGTGCTGGCGCTGGCCAGCTGGGGCCTGTCCGCGGCGGGCGTGTCGGCGGTGAACCCGGCGACCGGCAAGACGGTCGAGGCGAAGAACCTGCTCTCCGCCGACGGCGTGCGCACGATGGTCGAGGACGTGGTGAAGAACTACACCTCGTTCCCGCCGCTGGGCACCATCCTGGTGGTCATGCTCGGCGTGGCGGTGGCCGAGCGCTCCGGCCTGCTCGCCGCGGTGCTGCGGTCGGGGGTGTCGAAGGTGTCGCCGCGCTGGGTGACCTTCGCGCTCGCGTTCACCGGCATGGTCTCGCACGTGGCCTCCGACGCCGCCTACGTGGTGCTGATCCCGTTGGGCGCGATGGCTTTCCGGGCGGTCGGCCGGAGCCCGATCCTCGGCATCGTGGTCGCCTTCGTGTCCATTTCGGCCGGGTACGACGCGAGCCCGCTGATCACCCCGTCGGACGCGATCCTGTCCGGGCTGACCACGGCCGCCGCGCACACCATCGACCCGTCGTACGTGGTGACCCCGCTGGCCAACTACTTCTTCTCGCTCGCCTCGTCGTTCGTGCTGGCCGCGGTGATCACGGTGATCACCGAGAAGGTGCTGGCGCGGCGGGCGGAATCGATGCCGGTGGACGAGGACGCCGAACAGGACGACCTCGGCTCGCTGAAGCTCAGCGCGCAGGAGAAGCGGGGCCTGCGGGCCGCGCTCATCGCGCTGGTCGTGTTCGCGGTGGCACTGGTGGCGGCCCTGCTGCCCGGTTCGTCGCCGTTGCGCGGGGAGGGCGGCAGCATCGTCCAGTCGCCGCTGCTCACCTCGGTCGCGATCTTCCTGGCACTGGGCTTCCTGGCCGCGGGCTGGGCGTACGGCAAGGTGGCGGGCACGGTGACCAGCAGCCGGGACATCCCCGGTTTCATGGCCCACGGATTCCGGGAAATGGCGCCGATCCTGGTGCTGTTCTTCGCCATCTCGCAGTTCCTCGCCTACTTCAAGTGGACCGGCATCGGCGAGATCACCGCGATCCACGGGGCCGAACTGCTCAAGGCGGGTGGCGTCTCCGGTCCGGTGATCCTGCTCGGCATCCTGCTCGTGGTGACCGTGATCAACCTGGTGGTGACCAGCGGCTCGGCGCAGTGGGCGCTGGTCGGCCCGGTGTTCGTGCCGATGCTGATGCTGCTGGACATCCCGCCGGAGACCACGCAGGCGCTCTACCGCATCGCCGACTCGTGCACCAACGCCATCACCCCGATGAGCCCGTACTTCGTGATGGCACTGGGCTTCCTGCAGCGGTACCGCAAACAGGCTGGCATCGGCACGCTGCTGTCGATGACCATCCCGCTTTCGCTCACCCTGCTCGTGGTCTGGACCCTGCTGTTCTTCGTGTTCTGGGGCTTCGGCATCCCGCTCGGCCCCGGCGCGCCCATCCGATAGAAAGGAACTCCCGTGTCACGCACCGCCGACTGGTCCCGCGGGGCCCTGCCCGGCCTGCTCGCCGACCTCCGGATGGTCGTCGAGCTGGAAACCCACAGCTACGACAAGGCCGCGCTGGACGCCGGTCTCGGCGCGATCCGGTCGTGGGCGGCCGACCGGCTGGGCGAGCCGGACCGGGAAGTCCGGCACCGCAGCGAGGTCCGGGGCGACGTGCTCGAGCTGACCTACCGCGGCACCGCCGAGGGCGAGGTCCTGCTGCTGTGCCACTACGACACCGTGTGGCCCACCGGCACGCTCGACGGCTGGCCGTTCACCGAGGCCGACGGCCGGGTCACCGGGCCGGGCGCGTTCGACATGAAGCTCGGGCTGGTGCAGTCGGTGTGGGCGTTGCGCGGCCTGCGGGAACTCGGCCTGCCGCACCCGTCGGTCAAGTTCCTGTTCAACGGGGACGAGGAGATCGGCAGCCCGTTCTCGCGGCCGCTGATCGAGGCCGCCAGCGAGGGCACCGTGGCGAACCTGGTCTTCGAGGCCGCGGTCGACGGCAAGCTGAAGACCGCGCGCAAGGGCGTCGGCCTGTTCGACGTGACCGTCACCGGGGTCGAGGCGCACGCGGGACTGGACCCGTACAAGGGCGCGAGCGCGGTGCACGCCCTCGCCGAGGTGGTCACGCGGGTCGCGGCGGCCGGTTCGCGCGAGCACGGCACCACGGTCAACGTCGGCACCATCAGCGGCGGCACCGGCCGCAACGTCACCGCCGGCCAGGCCACCTGCGGGATCGACGTGCGGGTCGCCGAACCGTCCGAAATGGACCGGATCGACGCGGTTTTCGCCGGGCTCAAGGCATCCGACCCGCGGGTGACGGTCTCGGTCACCGGCGAGTGGAACCGCCCGCCGATGACCGCCAACCCGCCGTCGGTGGCGTTGTTCGAGCGGGCGCGGAAGGTGGCGGAGGAGCAGGGCTGGACGCTGGAGGACGCCGCCGTGGGCGGCGCCAGCGACGGGAACTTCGTCTCCGCGCTGGGCCGCCCCGTGCTCGACGGCATGGGCGCGGTGGGCGGCGGCGCGCACGCGCGTCACGAACACGTTGTCGTGGCGCACATCCCGGAGCGCACCGCGCTGACCATCGGCCTGATCGCCGCCCTCGCCTGAGCCCGGGCAGGCGGGTCAGCCGAACAGCTTGCCCGCCTGCTCGATGATGGTCAGCACGCTCAGCACGCCGAACAACGCCACCGACCAGCCCAGCACCGCCATCCGCCCGCCGCGGATGCGGATCGGCTTGGGCAGCACGCGCCGGTTCAGCACGATCAGCAGTCCGGAGTAGATGAACATCATCAGCCCGCCCACGCAGGCGGAGATGACCAGCAGGATCAGCGGCTGGGCGAACCCGGCCAGCACGATCACACAGCCCGCCAGCACGAGCACCCACACCACGGCGAAGTAGAGCGTGCTCTCCTTGACGTGCTTGGCGTACGCGGTCTTGATCACGTCCGCGGTCAGCCTGCTCGAGTAGTCCACGATGCCCAGCGCCGCGGCGAACAGGGCGAACGCGCCGACCACCCAGAACAGCGTGCCGAACCAGGCGCCGACGGTCTCCTTGAGCACCTCGCCCTCGATCTTGAGGAAGCCGATGTTGTTCGGCAGCCCCGGCCTGCCGTACACCGTCGAGTAGGCCAGCAGCGAGGTGAACATGATGGACAGGAAGGTGATCAGCACGAAGGTGTAGAGCTGCTCGCGGTTGGCGAAGCGCCACCACGAGCGCCACCGCCTGAGGTGCTCGTCGGTCGGTTCGAAGATGAACCCGGTGCTCGGCGCGGCCTCCGGTTTGCCGGTGACCGGGCTCTTGATCCGCGGCACGTACTTCCCCATGCCGAAGCCCTTGTCGCGGATCCAGTTGCTCTGCACCAGGTTCTGCCCGCCACCGGCGCCGGCGAAGGCCAGCGCGCCCATCAGGAACGCCAGCCCCAGATCGATCGGCACGCTCGCCTCGGTGACGATCTTGGGCACGTCCGCCCAGGCTTCGGCGGTGATCGCGACCACCGCGCCGACGGCCAGCAGCACCAGCACCGCGGCCACCTTGAGCATCTCGGCGCGTTCGAGTGCCACGTAGACCACCGGCGCCAGGGTGAGGATCAGCCCGATGGCGAGCAGCAGGCCGACCGAGATCCACTGGACGTTGCCGCCCCACAGGTAGGTGATCATGGTCGCCGAGCTGGTCGCCCAGCCGGGCCACAGGTTCGCCAGCATGGTCAGCACGGCGAAGACCAGACCCCAGTGCCGCCAGTAGCGGCTGAAGCCGGTGAGCGCGGTTTCGCCGGTGGCGAGGGTGTAGCGCTCGATCTCCATGTTCAGGAAGAACTGCGTGGCCAGGCCGATCAGCGCCGCCCAGACGAAGACCAGGCCGACCTGGGAGGCGATGTAGGGGAACAGGATGAACTCGCCCGAGGCGAGCCCGACCCCGGCGGCGATCACGCCGGGGCCGATGATCCGCCAGGTCGACGCCGGTGGTTCGGGCAGGGGCCGCAGTTCGGGGGCGGGTAGGTGTCTGCTCACCGGGAACCGCCCGGTGGCCGAGGTGGTCACGTCGTTGTGCTGCCTCGTCATCGTGGTGATCCCTCCGCGCGAACCAAGGAGATCTTGGAGGGGGATGGTACCCGGAAACCCACCCGTTCGGGTGATGACTTAACCGGCCCTCGCCCGGTGGACGAACGCGGCCACCGACGCCCGGTTGCCCAGGCCGAGCTTGCGGTAGCTGTGCTCGACGTGCTTGTGCACGGTCCGCACGGAAATGCCCAGGCCACGGGCGATCTGCTGGTCGGTGGCCCCGTCGGCGAGCCGGTGCACGACCTGCCGTTCGCGCTCGGTCAGCCGGGACAGCCGGTGGATGTCCGGCGGAGCGGACGTCCGCGCCCGCCTGGCCGCGGCCTGGGCGAGGTGCGGGGCCAGGAGTTCGGTCAGTTCCCGGTCCCGGCGGGTGAACCCGCGCCGGGACCGGTTGACCGCGACCGCCGTGCCGTGCCGCCCGGTGAGCGAGGCGAGCGCGAGCAGTTGGTCCACGGTGCCCTGTGGCCGGTAGAACTCCGTGTAGAGCGGCAGCGCGCGCAGGGCGGCGGGCGAAGCGAGATCACTCAGCGCGACCGAGGAGCCGATCGCCAGCCTGCCCGAGCGGTACGCGGCGAACCCGGGGTGCTGGGCGATCGCGGTGGCGAAACCCCGGCGGTGGAACAGGTTGCGCTCCGGGCGGGTGCTGTTCGCCGCGGTCATCGTGCGGGCGACGTGGTCGCTGGTGATCACGCTCGCCTGCTCGCCGCCCACCAGGTCGCGGAGCAGGTCCAGCGCCGCCGCTTCGGCGTCCGGGTCGTCCTCGTTGAGCCGCCGGACGACGGCCAGCGCCCGGCGCAGGTCGCGGGAGGTGGCCTCGGGCATGGTGGACAAGAGGCGGCGGGACCGCCCCGGATACTCACACCGCCGGGCCGAGCCTCGCGAAGTACTGCTGGTCCTGCGCGACGAACGGGCGCTGCACGATCGGATTGCCCCCGACGTTGACGAACGTGAGGTGCAGTCCGGTGAACTGGTTGCGCAGCGGGTGGTAGAGGTCGAACGGCCCGGCGCTGTGGTGCGTCTCGACGACCCAGCGCTGGCTCTGCCGCGAGTCGCACGGGTGCAGCACCACCGCGGCGTCCACGTGGACCCCGGACGGCATGACGCAGTAGCCGGGGAAATCGCGGGGCTGGATGGTGTAGGTGTTCGCCGCGCCGGTGCCGGTGAAGTGCCAGTCGAAGACGGTCGACGGGCTGAGTTCGCCGCGGGTCAGGCCGAACGCCACGCGCATGCAGTCGGCGTAGTAGTCGTCGCCGCGCAGCGAGCAGAAGGTGGTCGGTGTGTCCGCCGGTGCCGCGTTCGCGACCGTGGTGCCCAGCGCGGTGAACGCGCAGAACGCCAGCGCCAGCGAGCGGATTCTTCTCCCCATTTTGTGTTTTCCCCCTGTGCCGGTGAATTCCGCCGGATGGCGGCTGCGACAAGGAAAACAGCGTGCGCCCCCGCCCCGGTATGGGGAGAACTGCGTAGGCTGCGCCGGTATGAACGCCGCACTGGTGATCGTGGATGTGCAGGAGATGCTGGTCCCGCTCGTCTGGCGGGGCGCGGAACTGGCCGACCGGATCGCCGGGCTCGCGCGGGAGGCGCGGCGGAACCACGTGCCGGTGATCGCGTTGCAGCAGATCGGGCCGAGCGGCACGGAGTTCGACCCGGACAGCCCCGGGACACGGCTCGACTCGCGCCTCGGCCTCGCAGCCGAGGACGTGGTGATCCAGAAGACCGCGACCGACGCCTTCTTCGGCACGCACCTGGCGGCGCTGCTCGCCGAACGGGAGCTGGACACGATCGTGCTGACCGGCATCGCGACCGACTACTGCGTCGACGCGACCGCGCGTTCCGCGCTGAGCCACGGCGTCGACGTGGTCCTGGTCGGGGACGGGCACGCGCCGGTGGCCGAGGGTGATCCGGAGGCCGGGCTGACCGCCGAGCAGATCATCGGGCGGCACAACCGGATCCTGGCCGCGGCCAGGCACCCCGGCGGCGAGCTGACCGTGCGCGCCGCCGCGGAAATCGTCTGGTGACACCCCCAAATCTGGGGATACGACCGTCCTTTCCCGCCGCGGAAACTGAACGTCGAGTCGCGCGGCCGCGTAGACGATCAGCTTACGACCACTTCAAGGCGATCTACCGCAAAACCGGCGTCACCAGCAGAGACGAACTCATGGCGGGCTGTCGACCTAGGCGGCAGGCGTAACCGGGCGAAGCCGTCGCTGGGGCTACCGGAGCCGTCACCGTCGCTGGGCTATCGGGCCCTGCCGCTCGTGGGCACCGAGGCCGTGTCGCTTGTGGGCACCGAGGCCGTGCCGGTCGGGGGAGGCGCCGAAGCCGCCGCACCCGCCGTGTTGCCGTGCCGTCAGGCGGCGACCGGGCACGAAGCCCGCGACCACAAACCCGGCGACCACAAACCCCGTGACGACAAACCGCCACACCACTGCTTCCGTGCTGGTTGACTTACCTCCCTCCGGCTGCCAGTATTCCGCTGACCCCAGCTTGGAAACGTTTCCAACACCCGCCCCACCCGCGTGGAAACGTTTCCAAACAACGATCCGAGGTGGAGCGACGATGACGCCAACCCGCGCCACGCTGATCCAGGTGGCGCAGCGTGCCGGGGTCTCGCTGGCCTCGACCTCCCGCGCGCTGCACGGCACCGGCGCCAGCCCGGCGATGGTCGAGCGCGTCCGCGCCGCCGCGGCCGAGCTCGGTTACAGCCCCGACGCCATCGGCCGGTCCCTGCGGATGAAGAAGACCTTTCAGATCGCCTTCGCCGTCGCCGACATCGGCAACCCGGTCTACGTCGAGATGATGCGCGCGATCCACGAAGTGCTGGCGCCGCGGGGTTATCGCGTGGTCGTGATGTCCACAGGGGACACTGCCACCTCCACCGCCGAACTCGTGGGCAGCCTCGGCAGCGGAGTGGTGGACGGACTGATCGTCAGCCCCCTGCGCACCGACGACCGCCTGGTCCGCGAGATCCAGGAGGCGCCGGTGCCGGTGGTGGTGATCGGCCGCGCGCTGGACGACCACGGCATCAGTTCGGTCTCCACCGATTCGGCGGGCGGGATCGGCGAAGCGGTCCGGCACCTGCACGCGATCGGCCGCCGCCGCGTCGGTTTTCTCAACGGCCCCCTGGACACCACCCCGGGCGCGGCGCGCCAGCGGGGCTTCGACGCGGCCGTGTCCGCCGACCGGACCGAGGTGGAGGTGGCGGCGGACTTCACCGTCGCCGCCGGCCTCGAAGCGGCGCGGCGGTTGCTCGCGCGGGCCGACCTCGACGCCGTGGTCGCCGCCAACGACCTGCTCGCGATCGGCGCCATCCGTGCCGTGCGCGAGCGCGGCCTGTCCGTGCCGGAGGACGTGGCGGTGACCGGGATGGACGACACCGAGATCGGGCGCGTGTTCCTGCCCAGCCTCACCAGCGTTTCCCTCGGCTCGACCGAACGCGGGCACGCGGCGGCCCGGCTGATGCTGGCCCTCGCCGACGACCCGGCCAGCGAGGCGCGGCAGATCGCGGTCAGCCCGGAGCTGGTGGTCCGCGAGTCCACGGGCGGGGACGCGTGACGGCTCGGTGATCCGCCGCACGTCAGTCTGAAGTGGACGGTCACGCGGAGTGCGAGTATGAGCTACCAACGGGGACCCACCTGGAGGTTCAGGTGGGTCCCCGCCGTAGCGGACTACCGCTTGATGTAGAGGTCCCACGACCAGGTCGACGCGGAGCAGAAGTAGTCAGACCACCGGCCGTTCTGCTTGCCGGAGTAGCCGTTGATCTGGCAGTCCCCCTCGGTCGACCAGCTGGACTCGTAGTGGTACCTCGGGTCGATGCCCGCACTGGCGGGCTGCGCGAGCGCGATCGTGGACGCCAGCGCGCCCAGGATGGTGGCTGCCGCGATCTTCTTCATCGGTGTAACCCCAGTTCTCTGCCTTGGAACACGTGCGCGCACAAGAAAACACGAACCGGGCTCGCTTGTCCGCCGAACGGGAGGGTTTCACGCGTGGCTGAAGGCTTCGGCGCGGCGGGGTGCCGGAGTCGCGCCCCTAAGGGAAGCCCCGGCACCTCCCTGAACTTTTCGGACAAGGGTGGCTCCCCACCCGTTCCTGGCGCCACGATGGCCGCAACCAAGAGCACCAGGAGAGCCGTGAACGCCGCTTCGACACCGCCCGCCCGGCCCGCTGTCCGGCGCTCCCGCGCGCTGACCGCCTTCGCCGGCGCGGGCTGCGCGCTGGCGTTCGTCCTGCTCGGTGTGCTGGTGCGCAACGAGATCCCCGCGGTCGACCGATGGTTCGCCGGCTCCGTGGTCCTCGTGCCGGGAGGTCCACCGCACCAGGTGGCACTGGTCTTGAGCACCCTGACCGTGTTGTCCTGTGCTGCTGTTCTCGTCGCGGTGGCGGTGCGTGCCTGGTGGCGCCGGCCGCGGCACGGTGCGGATCTGCTGTGGTGCGTCGCGCTGTTGCTGGGCTGCGGACTGCCGGCCGCCCTCCAGTTCGGCTTCCGCCGCCCCGGGCCGCCTGGGCAACCGGAGGGTTTCAGCTACCCCAGCGGTCACGCTTCGGTCGCGGGCGCGTTCGCGGTGGTCGCGGTGGTGATCGCGGCGTTCTTCGTGCGGAAGTGGCTCCTCGCGGTGGTGGCCGTGCAGGGTGGCGCCCTCCTGCTCACCATGGCTTCCCGCGTAGCACTCGCCGAGCACTACGTCACCGACGTGCTCGGTGCGGTCCTGGGGGTCTGTGCCGTCGGTTTGCTGGGGGCCAGCGTGGTCGGGCGCTGGTGGGTGGAAGCCGGTTCCCGTCACCCCGCCTGAGGATTCGCGCGACGACATTCGTCCAAGACCGATGGCCGGCGGCCGTGCACCATCCCCGTATGAGCGAGAACGATGTCGAGCGTGAGCCGGGGATGCACGTGGTGCACGACGGTCCGCGGCAGGCGCCGCCCCTGGTGCTCATTCACGGATCGGGGGCCTCGGGTGCCTCGTGGAGCCCGGTGGTCCCGGCACTCGCCGCCCACCACCACGTCATCCGGGTCGACCTCCCCGGCTGCGGTCAGTCCCCGCCCCCACCGTCCTACGAGGTGCCCGTGCAGGCGAGCCGGGTGGCCGCGGTGCTCGACGACCTCGGCCTGCGCGACGTCGCCGTCGTCGGGCACTCCAGCGGTGGTTACGTCAGCACCGCCCTTGCCGAACAGCGCCCCGACCTGGTGCGGTCGATCGCGCTGATCAGCTGCGGCCCGCAGCTCGGCGCGCTGCTCCCGCAGCCGTTGATCCTCCGGATCCTGCTGGGCCCGCCCTTCGGCCCGCTGATCTGGCCGCGGCGCTCGGACGCGATGATCCGCAGGGGAATCCTGGCGACGGCCGCTCGCCCGGTGGACATACCCGACGACACGGTCGCCGATTTCCGGCGCACCTCGTACCACGCGTTCAGGACGCTGACGCGCCACAACACCGCCTACCTCGCCGAGCGCGGCGTGCCCGAGCGCCTCGCCGCCCTCCCCGTTCCGGTGCTGGCGATCTTCGGCGCCGCCGACCCCCGCTGGGACCCGTCCTCGGTGCACCGGTACGAAGCGGTTCCGCAGGCGCGGATCGAGCTGCTGCCCGGCGTCGGGCACCTCCCGATGTTCGAAGCGCCCGAGACGATCAGCGAACTGCTGCTGGGCTGGACTTCGCGGCAACAGGTCCCCGGTGCCTAGACTGGTCGCATGTCGCCGACCGGGGCACCGCCGGACTGGACGAAGATGGACATCGCGGTCCCGCGCCCGCCGGATCGGCTGCCGGGGATCAGCATGGCCGGGTTCCGCCAGCTCGACGTCGTCCCGGTGGACATCACCATGGTCGCGCACCCCGCCGTCACCCTGCTGATCGAGCTGAGCGAGGGGGAAATCGTCGTCCGCGACAGCCGCGGCGGGCACGAGCGCGGCAGCGTCGTCATCGGGCTCGTGCCCGGCGACCTGCGGGCGGGTGGCCGCGTGGGCGAATGCCTCCAGATCCGGCTGCGGCCGGACGTGGCGGCCGCGGTGTTCGACGCGGCACCCGAGCTCAGCGGGACGATGGCACCGCTGGCGGAGGTCTGGGGGCGCGACGCCGGGCGGTTCGAGGACAGGTTGCGCGCCGCCGCGTCGTGGGACGAACGGTTCACCATCGCGGCCGAGGTCGTCGGCCGGCGGCTGCGCGCCCGCACGCCGGTCGAACCTGAGGTCGCCCACACCTGGCGGCGGACGCTCACCAGCCGGGGGCTGGCCCCGGTCGACAGCCTGGCGAGCGAGGTCGGCTGGGACCGCAAGCGCCTGTGGTCCCGCTTCCGGTCCCAGCTCGGCATCAGCCCCAAACGCGCCGGCCGGCTGGTGCGGTTCGACCACGCCGCCCACCTCCTCGCGGCCGGTCACACCGCCGCCGGCGCCGCCGCCGAGACCGGTTACGCCGACCAGTCCCACCTCCACCGCGAGGTCAAGGCGTTCACCGGGCTCACGCCCTCGGCCGTGGCCGTCGCGCCGTGGCTCGCCATCGACGACGTCGCGTGGCCGGTTTCCCCCTAGCGAAGTGGCCGCTCAGGCCGCGCTACCACCCCAGGCGGCCGTGGCGTAGTCGGCGAAGTCCACCGGGTCGCGGCCGAGCACTGCGGCGACGTCCGGGCTCACCGGCTCGTGCTCACCGCGCCGGATCCTGCCGAACACCATCGCCAGCAGCTTCGCCCAGCTCTCCGGCACCCCGGCGGCTTCCTGCTCCTCGAGGAACTCGTCGTCGGTGACGTCGGTGAACGTCACCTCCCGGCCGGACGCTCTGGCGATCTCCGCCGCCGCCTCGCCGAAGCTCAGCGACCGCGGGCCGGTGAGCTCGTAGATCTGCCCGGCGTGCCGGGGATCGGTCAGCGCCGCCACGGCCACCGCGGCGATGTCGGTGGCGTCGATGAACGGCTCCCGCCCGCCGCCGGTCGGCACGCGCAGGTCGCCCGCGAGCACGTAGTCGCGGAACTGGCCGAGGTCGAAGTTCTGGTTGAACCAGCTCGGCCGCAGGATCGTCCAGTCCACACCGGACTCGCGGACCGCGTGCTCCACGTCCATCAGCTCCGGCAGCCCGTACTCCTCGATGCCCCGTCCGGACAGCGCGACCAGCCGGTGCACGCCGCGCTCGACCGCGAACCGGATGAACGGCCGCGCACCGGTCACGTCGTCGTCC
This region includes:
- a CDS encoding M20 family metallopeptidase, with amino-acid sequence MVVELETHSYDKAALDAGLGAIRSWAADRLGEPDREVRHRSEVRGDVLELTYRGTAEGEVLLLCHYDTVWPTGTLDGWPFTEADGRVTGPGAFDMKLGLVQSVWALRGLRELGLPHPSVKFLFNGDEEIGSPFSRPLIEAASEGTVANLVFEAAVDGKLKTARKGVGLFDVTVTGVEAHAGLDPYKGASAVHALAEVVTRVAAAGSREHGTTVNVGTISGGTGRNVTAGQATCGIDVRVAEPSEMDRIDAVFAGLKASDPRVTVSVTGEWNRPPMTANPPSVALFERARKVAEEQGWTLEDAAVGGASDGNFVSALGRPVLDGMGAVGGGAHARHEHVVVAHIPERTALTIGLIAALA
- a CDS encoding alpha/beta fold hydrolase codes for the protein MSENDVEREPGMHVVHDGPRQAPPLVLIHGSGASGASWSPVVPALAAHHHVIRVDLPGCGQSPPPPSYEVPVQASRVAAVLDDLGLRDVAVVGHSSGGYVSTALAEQRPDLVRSIALISCGPQLGALLPQPLILRILLGPPFGPLIWPRRSDAMIRRGILATAARPVDIPDDTVADFRRTSYHAFRTLTRHNTAYLAERGVPERLAALPVPVLAIFGAADPRWDPSSVHRYEAVPQARIELLPGVGHLPMFEAPETISELLLGWTSRQQVPGA
- a CDS encoding RICIN domain-containing protein, translating into MGRRIRSLALAFCAFTALGTTVANAAPADTPTTFCSLRGDDYYADCMRVAFGLTRGELSPSTVFDWHFTGTGAANTYTIQPRDFPGYCVMPSGVHVDAAVVLHPCDSRQSQRWVVETHHSAGPFDLYHPLRNQFTGLHLTFVNVGGNPIVQRPFVAQDQQYFARLGPAV
- a CDS encoding Nramp family divalent metal transporter, whose amino-acid sequence is MTRQHNDVTTSATGRFPVSRHLPAPELRPLPEPPASTWRIIGPGVIAAGVGLASGEFILFPYIASQVGLVFVWAALIGLATQFFLNMEIERYTLATGETALTGFSRYWRHWGLVFAVLTMLANLWPGWATSSATMITYLWGGNVQWISVGLLLAIGLILTLAPVVYVALERAEMLKVAAVLVLLAVGAVVAITAEAWADVPKIVTEASVPIDLGLAFLMGALAFAGAGGGQNLVQSNWIRDKGFGMGKYVPRIKSPVTGKPEAAPSTGFIFEPTDEHLRRWRSWWRFANREQLYTFVLITFLSIMFTSLLAYSTVYGRPGLPNNIGFLKIEGEVLKETVGAWFGTLFWVVGAFALFAAALGIVDYSSRLTADVIKTAYAKHVKESTLYFAVVWVLVLAGCVIVLAGFAQPLILLVISACVGGLMMFIYSGLLIVLNRRVLPKPIRIRGGRMAVLGWSVALFGVLSVLTIIEQAGKLFG
- a CDS encoding LacI family DNA-binding transcriptional regulator, with the translated sequence MTPTRATLIQVAQRAGVSLASTSRALHGTGASPAMVERVRAAAAELGYSPDAIGRSLRMKKTFQIAFAVADIGNPVYVEMMRAIHEVLAPRGYRVVVMSTGDTATSTAELVGSLGSGVVDGLIVSPLRTDDRLVREIQEAPVPVVVIGRALDDHGISSVSTDSAGGIGEAVRHLHAIGRRRVGFLNGPLDTTPGAARQRGFDAAVSADRTEVEVAADFTVAAGLEAARRLLARADLDAVVAANDLLAIGAIRAVRERGLSVPEDVAVTGMDDTEIGRVFLPSLTSVSLGSTERGHAAARLMLALADDPASEARQIAVSPELVVRESTGGDA
- a CDS encoding LuxR C-terminal-related transcriptional regulator: MPEATSRDLRRALAVVRRLNEDDPDAEAAALDLLRDLVGGEQASVITSDHVARTMTAANSTRPERNLFHRRGFATAIAQHPGFAAYRSGRLAIGSSVALSDLASPAALRALPLYTEFYRPQGTVDQLLALASLTGRHGTAVAVNRSRRGFTRRDRELTELLAPHLAQAAARRARTSAPPDIHRLSRLTERERQVVHRLADGATDQQIARGLGISVRTVHKHVEHSYRKLGLGNRASVAAFVHRARAG
- a CDS encoding phosphatase PAP2 family protein, translated to MNAASTPPARPAVRRSRALTAFAGAGCALAFVLLGVLVRNEIPAVDRWFAGSVVLVPGGPPHQVALVLSTLTVLSCAAVLVAVAVRAWWRRPRHGADLLWCVALLLGCGLPAALQFGFRRPGPPGQPEGFSYPSGHASVAGAFAVVAVVIAAFFVRKWLLAVVAVQGGALLLTMASRVALAEHYVTDVLGAVLGVCAVGLLGASVVGRWWVEAGSRHPA
- a CDS encoding isochorismatase family cysteine hydrolase, translated to MNAALVIVDVQEMLVPLVWRGAELADRIAGLAREARRNHVPVIALQQIGPSGTEFDPDSPGTRLDSRLGLAAEDVVIQKTATDAFFGTHLAALLAERELDTIVLTGIATDYCVDATARSALSHGVDVVLVGDGHAPVAEGDPEAGLTAEQIIGRHNRILAAARHPGGELTVRAAAEIVW
- a CDS encoding AbgT family transporter is translated as MSTSQAKPASRVLNLLLRALDGVERLGNKLPHPFWLFVILSGVLALASWGLSAAGVSAVNPATGKTVEAKNLLSADGVRTMVEDVVKNYTSFPPLGTILVVMLGVAVAERSGLLAAVLRSGVSKVSPRWVTFALAFTGMVSHVASDAAYVVLIPLGAMAFRAVGRSPILGIVVAFVSISAGYDASPLITPSDAILSGLTTAAAHTIDPSYVVTPLANYFFSLASSFVLAAVITVITEKVLARRAESMPVDEDAEQDDLGSLKLSAQEKRGLRAALIALVVFAVALVAALLPGSSPLRGEGGSIVQSPLLTSVAIFLALGFLAAGWAYGKVAGTVTSSRDIPGFMAHGFREMAPILVLFFAISQFLAYFKWTGIGEITAIHGAELLKAGGVSGPVILLGILLVVTVINLVVTSGSAQWALVGPVFVPMLMLLDIPPETTQALYRIADSCTNAITPMSPYFVMALGFLQRYRKQAGIGTLLSMTIPLSLTLLVVWTLLFFVFWGFGIPLGPGAPIR
- a CDS encoding AraC family transcriptional regulator; this translates as MSPTGAPPDWTKMDIAVPRPPDRLPGISMAGFRQLDVVPVDITMVAHPAVTLLIELSEGEIVVRDSRGGHERGSVVIGLVPGDLRAGGRVGECLQIRLRPDVAAAVFDAAPELSGTMAPLAEVWGRDAGRFEDRLRAAASWDERFTIAAEVVGRRLRARTPVEPEVAHTWRRTLTSRGLAPVDSLASEVGWDRKRLWSRFRSQLGISPKRAGRLVRFDHAAHLLAAGHTAAGAAAETGYADQSHLHREVKAFTGLTPSAVAVAPWLAIDDVAWPVSP
- a CDS encoding NAD(P)H-binding protein, encoding MTTTTLVLGGTGKTGRHVVSGLRAAGHRVRPASRSGEVRFDWADESTWDAAVTGADAVYLVFPDDDVTGARPFIRFAVERGVHRLVALSGRGIEEYGLPELMDVEHAVRESGVDWTILRPSWFNQNFDLGQFRDYVLAGDLRVPTGGGREPFIDATDIAAVAVAALTDPRHAGQIYELTGPRSLSFGEAAAEIARASGREVTFTDVTDDEFLEEQEAAGVPESWAKLLAMVFGRIRRGEHEPVSPDVAAVLGRDPVDFADYATAAWGGSAA